A DNA window from Salvelinus namaycush isolate Seneca chromosome 30, SaNama_1.0, whole genome shotgun sequence contains the following coding sequences:
- the LOC120025151 gene encoding eukaryotic translation initiation factor 3 subunit J-A-like produces MADADDWDADNFETDVAPIKKAVVLDKWEGEDEDEDVKDNWDDEEEEKKAEAKKSEAKVSEKKKLAEKIKEKENRLRKKQQELKKNLDEEEELTPEQQLAEKLEVQKMQEEADLELAKEAFGISGCSTTNNVSGIEAMCPSSKEDFTEFEKLLKVKILQYEKSVHYSSFLESLFRELCISLEVEDLKKISSSLTVLLNEKQKQEKAIKGKKKKKGVVLGGGMKAKGKDDLADYGEFDGGYTQDYDDFM; encoded by the exons atgGCGGATGCCGACGATTGGG ACGCTGACAACTTCGAGACGGACGTCGCGCCGATCAAAAAGGCGGTAGTGCTGGACAAATGGGAAGGCGAAGACGAAGATGAAGATGTGAAG GATAACTGggatgatgaagaggaagagaagaaagcaGAGGCAAAGAAGTCAG AGGCCAAAGTGTCTGAGAAGAAAAAACTGGCCGAAAAAATAAAGGAGAAAGAAAACCGGCTAAGGAAGAAGCAACAAGAGCTGAAAAAGAAT TTGGATGAAGAGGAAGAGCTTACACCCGAACAACAGCTAGCAGAAAAGTTGGAAGTCCAGAAGATGCAGGAGGAAGCAGACTTGGAGCTGGCAAAAGAGGCGTTTG GAATTTCAGGGTGTAGTACCACAAACAATGTTTCTGGAATTGAAGCCATGTGCCCATCTTCTAAAGAGGACTTCACAGAGTTTGAAAAGCTGCTGAAAGTGAAGATATTACAGTATGAAAAATCTGTGCATTATTCAAGCTTCTTGGAGTCGTTGTTTCGGGAGCTTTGTATTTCAT TGGAAGTTGAAGACTTAAAGAAAATCAGCTCTTCCCTGACAGTGCTACTTAATGAAAAACAGAAGCAAGAAAAA GCAATCAAaggcaaaaagaagaagaaaggaGTTGTACTTGGTGGCGGTATGAAAGCCAAGGGGAAAGATGACCTTGCAGACTATGGAGAATTCGATGGTGGCTACACCCAAGACTATGATGACTTCATGTGA
- the LOC120025317 gene encoding cartilage intermediate layer protein 1-like — MCCLSTWALLLALGVTTTAQGTWRRDSLRVARQNNPAVYHSEDNYEWTTWFNVDHPGGRGDYEQLDAIRFYYRARVCDVPRALEARTTDWIPARNTGEKIHADPTLGFWCANAEQAPGRNCSNYAVRFLCPKGNTGSEVSQDAWGPWSDWSHCSAKCGQVAMQVRSRKCQSQPKQWDKQCSGPTVEGRACKGPECPGTGCTLHCEMGRVNAECDACMCQDHIVLGSVRGAGGLPAPGATILRFGPSSKLLTVTDHNGHFRIPGICPDGNATLTVQLRNHAPHTVTVTHSTEHTSVLSIMLKRAEKLHVVKNPENKARREGQTAALCCKVGGSPEPEEYQWFHNGSLLDRKQLNYDSTLVLRNLSMEQTGEYYCRASNQAGAIKSKPAIVTVLGKDQPSCNPKPGSYLIRLPHDCYQNSTDSLYYDVGKCHSGTCAGQLDNGIRCKDSVAYCCGVAKMEKKQLKCQGYELPTMVVAECGCQKCVETKVIVRGRAVAADTGEPMRFGHVYINGARVSRTGYKGTFSIQVPHDTERLVMTFVDNMDKFVNTTKVLPFNTKGGAVYHEIKLLRKKEPVTISSTELNTLQLGEVEGQDPIAEIQIPPNSFYKQSGEVFVGNVKASITFLDARDVSTAAAAQSDLNFVGDEGDTLPLRTYGMFSVDFRDEEAGEPLNAGEVKVKMDSTQVKMPEHLDTMKLWSLNPDTGMWEEEGIFQMEKKQRGKREERTFLIGNMEIRERRLFNLDVPENRRCYIKVRGFRSDRFMASEQVEGVVVTLINMEPTAGYSSNPRAWGRFDSVITGPNGACLPAFCDDQKADAYSAHVMANMGGEELEAVPSAPKFNPNIIGVPQPYLGKLNYRRSDHNDPRLKKTAFSINVAKPSPNTAEELNGPVYSFDQLKECEEAPFTAGHFRFTRVEGDRYDYNTVPFNEDDPMSWTEDYLSWWPKPMEYRACYVKVKINGPHEINMRSRNQGGTHPKTVGQLYGLRDTRSIRDMVQSTVSAVCLEFKCSGMLYDQDRVDRTLVKVIPQGSCKRDNVNSMLQEYLINHLPLAVNNDTNEFTMLAPLDPLGHNYGIYTVTDQDPRTAKEIALGRCFDGTSDGTSRVMKSNEGVALTFTCGNREVTRQSVFQALQNSPGQSLASAVRDGRGRKQRAGANALRNSRRRSTRNPTATRTSG, encoded by the exons GAACATGGAGGAGAGACAGTTTGAGAGTTGCGAGACAAAACAACCCTGCAGTCTACCACTCTGAAG ATAACTATGAGTGGACCACTTGGTTCAACGTGGACCACCCTGGAGGTCGAGGAGACTATGAGCAGTTGGATGCTATCCGTTTCTACTACCGTGCGCGGGTGTGTGACGTCCCCCGGGCCCTGGAGGCTCGCACCACTGACTGGATCCCCGCTCGCAACACAGGGGAGAAGATCCACGCAGATCCTACCCTGGGCTTCTGGTGCGCCAACGCTGAGCAGGCCCCTGGCCGCAACTGCTCCAACTACGCTGTGCGCTTCCTGTGCCCTAAAG GCAACACTGGGTCAGAAGTCTCTCAGGATGCCTGGGGTCCTTGGTCAGACTGGAGCCATTGCTCTGCCAAGTGTGGTCAGGTGGCAATGCAGGTGCGCTCCAGGAAATGCCAGTCCCAGCCTAAGCAGTGGGATAAGCAGTGCAGCGGACCTACAGTGGAGGGTAGAGCCTGCAAAGGACCTGAATGCCCTGGGACTG GTTGCACACTGCACTGTGAGATGGGTAGGGTGAATGCGGAGTGTGACGCTTGTATGTGTCAGGACCACATTGTACTGGGCTCTGTCCGCGGTGCTGGAGGTCTCCCTGCCCCAGGGGCCACCATCCTCCGCTTCGGCCCCAGCTCCAAACTCCTCACCGTCACTGACCACAATGGACACTTCCGCATCCCAGGGATCTGTCCCGACGGCAACGCCACACTGACCGTCCAGCTGCGGAACCACGCCCCTCACACTGTCACTGTGACCCACAGCACCGAACACACCTCTGTCCTCAGTATCATGCTGAAAAGAGCAG AGAAGCTCCATGTGGTGAAGAACCCTGAGAACAAGGCCAGAAGAGAGGGCCAGACAGCTGCTCTCTGCTGCAAAGTGGGTGGATCACCAGAGCCAGAAGAGTACCAGTG GTTTCACAACGGCAGCCTGCTGGACAGGAAGCAGCTGAACTATGACAGCACGCTGGTCTTAAGAAACCTGAGCATGGAGCAGACTGGGGAGTACTACTGCAGAGCCAGCAACCAGGCTGGGGCCATCAAGTCCAAACCTGCCATAGTCACAGTCTTAG GTAAAGATCAACCTTCATGTAACCCAAAACCCGGATCCTACCTTATTCGCTTACCTCATGACTGCTATCAAAACAGCACCGACTCACTCTATTACGACGTAGGAAAGTGCCACTCAGGGACTTGTGCAGGACAGCTGGACAATGGAATCAGGTGCAAAGACTCAGTGGCATACTGCTGTGGGGTGGCAAAGATGGAGAAGAAACAACTGAAATGCCAGGGCTATGAGCTCCCCACGATGGTGGTGGCCGAATGTGGCTGCCAGAAGTGTGTGGAGACCAAAGTCATTGTGCGTGGGCGGGCTGTGGCTGCAGACACTGGGGAGCCCATGAGATTTGGTCACGTCTATATCAATGGAGCCAGAGTCAGCCGCACAGGCTACAAAGGCACCTTCTCCATCCAGGTCCCCCATGACACTGAGAGGCTGGTGATGACCTTTGTGGACAACATGGATAAGTTCGTCAACACCACCAAGGTTCTTCCATTCAACACCAAAGGGGGCGCCGTCTACCATGAGATCAAGCTTTTGAGGAAGAAAGAACCAGTGACCATCAGCTCAACAGAGCTCAACACTCTTCagctgggagaggtggagggccAGGATCCTATTGCTGAGATCCAGATCCCACCCAACTCTTTCTACAAGCAGAGTGGAGAAGTATTTGTGGGTAATGTGAAGGCTAGCATCACTTTTCTGGACGCTAGAGACGTGTCCACAGCAGCAGCCGCACAGAGTGACCTCAACTTCGTAGGAGATGAGGGTGACACCTTGCCCCTGAGAACCTACGGTATGTTCTCAGTCGACTTCAGGGACGAGGAGGCCGGAGAACCACTGAACGCCGGAGAGGTGAAGGTGAAAATGGATTCAACACAGGTGAAAATGCCTGAGCACCTGGACACCATGAAGCTGTGGTCCTTGAACCCCGATACAGGCatgtgggaggaggaggggatctTCCAGATGGAGAAGAAGCAACGTGGTAAAAGGGAAGAGAGGACCTTCCTCATTGGGAACATGGAGAtcagagagaggaggctgtttAACCTGGACGTCCCAGAGAACAGGAGGTGTTACATCAAGGTGCGAGGCTTCCGCAGCGATCGCTTCATGGCCAGCGAGCAGGTAGAGGGAGTGGTGGTGACCCTGATCAACATGGAGCCCACTGCAGGTTACTCCTCCAACCCTCGTGCCTGGGGACGCTTTGACAGCGTCATCACTGGCCCCAAtggtgcctgtctgcctgccttctGCGACGACCAGAAAGCTGACGCATATTCTGCCCACGTCATGGCCAACATGGGAGGAGAAGAACTCGAGGCAGTCCCATCTGCTCCCAAGTTTAACCCCAACATCATTGGAGTCCCTCAGCCATACCTGGGCAAGCTGAACTACAGACGGTCAGACCACAATGACCCCAGGTTAAAGAAGACAGCCTTCAGCATCAATGTGGCCAAGCCCAGCCCAAACACAGCTGAAGAGCTCAACGGACCGGTGTACTCATTTGACCAACTGAAAGAGTGTGAGGAAGCCCCATTTACTGCAGGTCACTTCCGCTTCACCAGAGTGGAGGGAGATCGCTACGACTACAACACAGTGCCTTTCAACGAAGACGATCCTATGAGCTGGACAGAAGACTACCTGAGCTGGTGGCCCAAGCCCATGGAGTACCGAGCCTGCTATGTCAAGGTCAAGATCAATGGTCCCCATGAGATCAACATGCGCTCCCGAAACCAGGGCGGCACTCACCCCAAGACCGTTGGCCAACTGTATGGCCTCCGCGACACCCGCAGCATCCGCGACATGGTCCAGTCCACCGTCTCTGCTGTGTGCCTGGAGTTCAAGTGCAGCGGCATGCTCTACGACCAGGACCGAGTGGACCGCACTCTGGTGAAGGTGATCCCTCAGGGCAGCTGTAAGAGGGACAACGTTAACTCCATGCTTCAGGAGTACCTGATTAATCACCTGCCTCTAGCCGTCAACAACGACACCAATGAGTTCACAATGCTGGCACCACTGGACCCTCTGGGCCACAACTATGGCATCTACACAGTGACAGACCAGGACCCCCGCACAGCTAAAGAGATAGCACTGGGACGCTGCTTTGATGGCACCTCTGACGGCACTTCCCGTGTCATGAAGAGCAACGAAGGAGTGGCACTTACCTTTACCTGTGGCAACCGTGAGGTGACCCGTCAAAGCGTGTTCCAGGCTCTGCAGAACTCCCCCGGGCAGTCTCTGGCGAGCGCAGTGAGGGATGGCCGAGGCAGGAAGCAGAGAGCAGGAGCCAACGCACTCCGCAACAGCCGTAGACGCAGTACTCGGAATCCCACCGCCACACGCACCTCAGGCTAA